One genomic window of Monodelphis domestica isolate mMonDom1 chromosome 1, mMonDom1.pri, whole genome shotgun sequence includes the following:
- the STON1 gene encoding stonin-1 (The RefSeq protein has 1 substitution compared to this genomic sequence) has product MYSANPADWVTFEDEPLSQSSQKSKNFPPENHSICKPNGLKLNLPGLKESYASSSTSGTPLSSPIVDLYLSPGPPSNSPLSTPTKDYPGFPYIPKAEGIHALYPIPEWPSNSPLPSPGPDSSLLPSKPSSPAQSSAPSDPLCKLPDAKAGHLNERNPHPHPHQPEISGRQRDFPQFQYFQEDCAFSSPFWKEESSPSTRSSRRMAPPEQKSLNQCSFNYVCERLEHLQAAADATDSIGSLSMQCLYTGDSSPSFVPQTLFRSQQKVGWSFMLRIPEKKNMMSSRQWGPIFLKVLPGGILQMYYEKGLEKPFKELQLDPYCRLSEPKVENFSMAGKIHTVKIEHVTYTEKRKYHSKTEVIHEPEVEQMLKLGTTDYQDFLEFFTVIDEELMKLPPLSKQKRNYEEQEISLEIVDNFWGKVTKEGRLVESAVITHIYCLCFVNANTECFLALNDLELQKKDERYFERDSEKKGIEILEYHFHKCVKAPEFEQSRIIKFSPLDACRFELMRFKTSYDGEDLPFLVKSAVVVQGAYVELQAFVNMTSSALAPALSSPLRFCDHIMIHFPVPAQWIKALWTMNLQRQKSLKAKMNRRACLGSLHEPESEPVIQVTVGTAKYESAYRAIVWKIDRLPDKNSSPDHPHSLSYKLELGSDQEIPSDWYPFATVQFVMLHSYASKTEMKSMGIESDVQPQKHVVQKACYNCQVEIEKKWIKIDGEDPDKAGNCITQ; this is encoded by the exons ATGTATTCTGCTAACCCAGCCGATTGGGTCACATTTGAAGATGAGCCACTTTCTCAGTCCTCtcaaaaatcaaagaattttcCACCGGAGAATCACAGCATCTGTAAACCAAATGGACTTAAGCTGAATCTCCCCGGCCTCAAGGAATCCTATGCTTCTTCCTCTACAAGTGGgacccctctttcttctcccatcGTAGACTTGTACCTAAGCCCAGGCCCCCCGAGTAACTCTCCCCTTTCCACACCTACCAAAGACTACCCAGGCTTTCCTTATATTCCCAAAGCAGAGGGGATTCACGCACTTTATCCTATTCCTGAATGGCCATCCAACAGCCCACTCCCAAGCCCAGGGCCAGATTCTTCATTGCTCCCTTCTAAACCCAGCTCTCCTGCCCAATCCTCTGCACCCAGTGATCCTTTGTGTAAGCTTCCCGATGCCAAAGCTGGGCATCTGAATGAAAGGAACCCTCACCCTCACCCTCACCAGCCTGAAATCTCGGGCCGTCAACGGGACTTTCCGCAGTTCCAGTATTTTCAGGAAGACTGTGCTTTTTCAAGTCCATTTTGGAAAGAAGAGTCTTCACCTAGCACCAGGTCTAGCAGAAGGATGGCTCCTCCTGAACAGAAAAGTCTCAATCAATGTTCATTCAACTATGTCTGTGAAAGACTGGAACACCTGCAAGCTGCGGCTGATGCTACAGACTCAATCGGAAGCCTGTCCATGCAGTGTCTGTACACTGGAGACAGCAGCCCTTCCTTCGTCCCCCAGACGTTATTCAGAAGTCAGCAGAAAGTGGGCTGGTCCTTCATGCTTAGAATCCcggagaagaaaaacatgatgtCTTCTAGGCAGTGGGGTCCAATTTTCCTGAAAGTGCTGCCGGGGGGCATTTTGCAAATGTACTATGAGAAAGGGCTAGAGAAACCCTTTAAAGAGCTTCAGCTGGACCCTTACTGCAGACTCTCTGAACCCAAAGTAGAGAACTTTAGCATGGCAGGAAAAATCCACACTGTGAAGATTGAGCATGTGACTTACACAGAGAAAAGGAAGTATCATTCTAAGACGGAAGTGATCCACGAGCCGGAAGTGGAGCAGATGTTAAAGTTGGGGACCACAGACTACCAGGATTTCCTTGAGTTTTTTACTGTTATCGATGAGGAACTGATGAaactccctcctctctccaaacaaaaaagaaattatgaagaacaaGAAATTTCCCTGGAAATCGTGGACAACTTCTGGGGAAAGGTCACAAAAGAAGGAAGGCTAGTTGAAAGTGCTGTCATTACCCATATCTACTGCCTCTGCTTTGTAAACGCAAACACAGAATGCTTTTTGGCTTTAAATGACCTTGAGCTACAGAAGAAAGATGAGCGCTATTTTGAGCGAGATTCTGAAAAGAAAGGCATTGAAATTCTCGAGTATCATTTTCACAAGTGTGTGAAAGCACCAGAGTTTGAGCAGTCGAGGATCATTAAGTTTTCACCATTAGATGCTTGTCGATTTGAGCTGATGCGTTTTAAGACATCGTATGATGGGGAGGACCTTCCATTTTTGGTGAAGTCTGCTGTGGTTGTCCAGGGTGCGTATGTTGAGCTCCAGGCTTTTGTCAACATGACCTCATCTGCTCTGGCCCCAACGCTTTCTAGTCCTTTGAGATTCTGTGATCATATAATGATACATTTCCCAGTCCCAGCCCAGTGGATCAAAGCACTTTGGACCATGAACCTCCAGAGGCAGAAGTCCCTGAAGGCCAAAATGAACCGTCGGGCTTGCCTTGGTTCTTTACATGAACCAGAATCGGAACCCGTCATCCAGGTCACAGTGGGAACGGCAAAATACGAGAGCGCCTACCGGGCGATCGTGTGGAAGATAGATCGGTTGCCAGATAAAAACTCAA GTCCTGATCATCCCCATAGTTTGTCATACAAACTTGAACTTGGATCAGACCAAGAAATACCTTCTGATTGGTACCCATTTGCTACGGTTCAGTTTGTCATGCTTCACAGTTATGcttcaaagacagaaatgaagtcTATGGGCATCGAGAGTGATGTCCAGCCCCAGAAACACGTTGTTCAGAAAGCTTGCTATAACTGCCAG gttgaaatagaaaaaaaatggattaaaATTGACGGAGAAGACCCAGATAAAGCTGGAAACTGCATAACCCAGTAG
- the STON1 gene encoding stonin-1 isoform X1: MYSANPADWVTFEDEPLSQSSQKSKNFPPENHSICKPNGLKLNLPGLKESYASSSTSGTPLSSPIVDLYLSPGPPSNSPLSTPTKDYPGFPYIPKAEGIHALYPIPEWPSNSPLPSPGPDSSLLPSKPSSPAQSSAPSDPLCKLPDAKAGHLNERNPHPHPHQPEISGRQRDFPQFQYFQEDCAFSSPFWKEESSPSTRSSRRMAPPEQKSLNQCSFNYVCERLEHLQAAADATDSIGSLSMQCLYTGDSSPSFVPQTLFRSQQKVGWSFMLRIPEKKNMMSSRQWGPIFLKVLPGGILQMYYEKGLEKPFKELQLDPYCRLSEPKVENFSMAGKIHTVKIEHVTYTEKRKYHSKTEVIHEPEVEQMLKLGTTDYQDFLEFFTVIDEELMKLPPLSKQKRNYEEQEISLEIVDNFWGKVTKEGRLVESAVITHIYCLCFVNANTECFLALNDLELQKKDERYFERDSEKKGIEILEYHFHKCVKAPEFEQSRIIKFSPLDACRFELMRFKTSYDGEDLPFLVKSAVVVQGAYVELQAFVNMTSSALAPTLSSPLRFCDHIMIHFPVPAQWIKALWTMNLQRQKSLKAKMNRRACLGSLHEPESEPVIQVTVGTAKYESAYRAIVWKIDRLPDKNSSPDHPHSLSYKLELGSDQEIPSDWYPFATVQFVMLHSYASKTEMKSMGIESDVQPQKHVVQKACYNCQVEIEKKWIKIDGEDPDKAGNCITQ, encoded by the exons ATGTATTCTGCTAACCCAGCCGATTGGGTCACATTTGAAGATGAGCCACTTTCTCAGTCCTCtcaaaaatcaaagaattttcCACCGGAGAATCACAGCATCTGTAAACCAAATGGACTTAAGCTGAATCTCCCCGGCCTCAAGGAATCCTATGCTTCTTCCTCTACAAGTGGgacccctctttcttctcccatcGTAGACTTGTACCTAAGCCCAGGCCCCCCGAGTAACTCTCCCCTTTCCACACCTACCAAAGACTACCCAGGCTTTCCTTATATTCCCAAAGCAGAGGGGATTCACGCACTTTATCCTATTCCTGAATGGCCATCCAACAGCCCACTCCCAAGCCCAGGGCCAGATTCTTCATTGCTCCCTTCTAAACCCAGCTCTCCTGCCCAATCCTCTGCACCCAGTGATCCTTTGTGTAAGCTTCCCGATGCCAAAGCTGGGCATCTGAATGAAAGGAACCCTCACCCTCACCCTCACCAGCCTGAAATCTCGGGCCGTCAACGGGACTTTCCGCAGTTCCAGTATTTTCAGGAAGACTGTGCTTTTTCAAGTCCATTTTGGAAAGAAGAGTCTTCACCTAGCACCAGGTCTAGCAGAAGGATGGCTCCTCCTGAACAGAAAAGTCTCAATCAATGTTCATTCAACTATGTCTGTGAAAGACTGGAACACCTGCAAGCTGCGGCTGATGCTACAGACTCAATCGGAAGCCTGTCCATGCAGTGTCTGTACACTGGAGACAGCAGCCCTTCCTTCGTCCCCCAGACGTTATTCAGAAGTCAGCAGAAAGTGGGCTGGTCCTTCATGCTTAGAATCCcggagaagaaaaacatgatgtCTTCTAGGCAGTGGGGTCCAATTTTCCTGAAAGTGCTGCCGGGGGGCATTTTGCAAATGTACTATGAGAAAGGGCTAGAGAAACCCTTTAAAGAGCTTCAGCTGGACCCTTACTGCAGACTCTCTGAACCCAAAGTAGAGAACTTTAGCATGGCAGGAAAAATCCACACTGTGAAGATTGAGCATGTGACTTACACAGAGAAAAGGAAGTATCATTCTAAGACGGAAGTGATCCACGAGCCGGAAGTGGAGCAGATGTTAAAGTTGGGGACCACAGACTACCAGGATTTCCTTGAGTTTTTTACTGTTATCGATGAGGAACTGATGAaactccctcctctctccaaacaaaaaagaaattatgaagaacaaGAAATTTCCCTGGAAATCGTGGACAACTTCTGGGGAAAGGTCACAAAAGAAGGAAGGCTAGTTGAAAGTGCTGTCATTACCCATATCTACTGCCTCTGCTTTGTAAACGCAAACACAGAATGCTTTTTGGCTTTAAATGACCTTGAGCTACAGAAGAAAGATGAGCGCTATTTTGAGCGAGATTCTGAAAAGAAAGGCATTGAAATTCTCGAGTATCATTTTCACAAGTGTGTGAAAGCACCAGAGTTTGAGCAGTCGAGGATCATTAAGTTTTCACCATTAGATGCTTGTCGATTTGAGCTGATGCGTTTTAAGACATCGTATGATGGGGAGGACCTTCCATTTTTGGTGAAGTCTGCTGTGGTTGTCCAGGGTGCGTATGTTGAGCTCCAGGCTTTTGTCAACATGACCTCATCTGCTCTGGCCCCAACGCTTTCTAGTCCTTTGAGATTCTGTGATCATATAATGATACATTTCCCAGTCCCAGCCCAGTGGATCAAAGCACTTTGGACCATGAACCTCCAGAGGCAGAAGTCCCTGAAGGCCAAAATGAACCGTCGGGCTTGCCTTGGTTCTTTACATGAACCAGAATCGGAACCCGTCATCCAGGTCACAGTGGGAACGGCAAAATACGAGAGCGCCTACCGGGCGATCGTGTGGAAGATAGATCGGTTGCCAGATAAAAACTCAA GTCCTGATCATCCCCATAGTTTGTCATACAAACTTGAACTTGGATCAGACCAAGAAATACCTTCTGATTGGTACCCATTTGCTACGGTTCAGTTTGTCATGCTTCACAGTTATGcttcaaagacagaaatgaagtcTATGGGCATCGAGAGTGATGTCCAGCCCCAGAAACACGTTGTTCAGAAAGCTTGCTATAACTGCCAG gttgaaatagaaaaaaaatggattaaaATTGACGGAGAAGACCCAGATAAAGCTGGAAACTGCATAACCCAGTAG